A genomic region of Arachis stenosperma cultivar V10309 chromosome 9, arast.V10309.gnm1.PFL2, whole genome shotgun sequence contains the following coding sequences:
- the LOC130949632 gene encoding uncharacterized protein LOC130949632: MAGLMKKYGIIHKVATAYHHQTNSQAEVSNREIKRILEKVVKPHWKDWSSKLVDVLWAYRTAVGVERKLQLVELEELRLEAYENSRLYKEKMKAVHDQHIKRRDFRAGELVLLYNSRLRLMPGKLRSRWEGPYRVEKAEPYGVYHLRHPSSPNIFKVNGHRLKLYRGEKMKSNKEVEVFLLEDAPEGNKI; this comes from the exons ATGGCAGGGCTAATGAAGAAGTATGGCATCATCCATAAAGTGGCCACGGCAtaccatcatcaaacaaatagCCAAGCCGAAGTCTCCAATCGGGAAATCAAGCGCATATTGGAAAAGGTTGTGAAGCCTCATTGGAAAGATTGGAGTTCTAAGCTCGTTGATGTGCTTTGGGCTTACCGGACAGC GGTTGGAGTCGAGAGAAAGTTACAATTGGTGGAGCTTGAGGAGCTTCGATTGGAAGCTTATGAGAATTCAAGGCTTTacaaagagaagatgaaagcGGTGCATGATCAACACATAAAAAGGAGAGACTTTAGAGCCGGAGAACTAGTTCTCCTCTATAACTCTAGGTTAAGGTTGATGCCTGGGAAGCTAAGATCAAGGTGGGAAGGCCCCTATAGAGTGGAAAAGGCCGAACCATATGGAGTCTACCACCTAAGGCACCCTTCAAGCCCCAACATCTTCAAAGTGAATGGTCATCGTCTTAAGTTATACCGTggagagaaaatgaaaagcaacAAAGAGGTTGAGGTGTTCCTTCTTGAGGACGCACCCGAAGGCAACAAAATTTGA